The following nucleotide sequence is from Ferruginibacter lapsinanis.
GTAATGATCCACAGGGCTCCATTTGGTAGTATGGAAAGGTTTATTGCTGTATTGATCGAGCACTGTGCAGGTAAGTTTCCGTTGTGGTTAGCACCGGTTCAGGCTAAAATTTTACCTATCAGCGATAAATTCCTGCCACATTGTGAAGAATTACTGAAAGAATTAAAAGCGGCGGATATCAGGGCTGAAATCGACGATAGAAATGAAAAGATAGGTAAAAAGATACGTGATACAGAATTGGCCAAATATCCGTTAATGTTGGTAATTGGCGAAAAAGAGATGAATGAGAATAAGGTAGCTCTTCGCAGGCAGGGTAAAGGCGATATAGGCGTACTATCTGTTCCCGATTTTATTGCGTATGTAAATGAGGAAGTAAAGAGCCGTAGGGCATTTGAATAAAATAAGTATATTTGTACTGCAAGTGTCTTTCACTATAACCGATGGCATCTGCAAAAATTTAAATTTTTAACTAAAATTAATTAATGGCATTTCCTCCAAGACCACCCAGGGGCACTTTTAACCCCCGTTTTAAAAAAGAACAACAACAAGAGCATCGTACCAATCACATGATCAGAGTACCTGAGGTACGGTTAGTCGGCGATAATGTAGAGCCGGGAGTTTATCCTACACCTGATGCATTAAATATGGCAAAGGAGTTGGAATTAGATCTGGTAGAAATTTCTCCGGGTGCTGTTCCTCCGGTGTGTAAGATTATTGATTACAATAAATTTTTGTACGACGAAAAAAAGAAGAAGAAAGAAATAAAAGCAAAATCAAAAACCAGTGAGGTTAAAGAAGTTCGCTTTACACCGAATACGGATGATCACGATTTCGAATTCAAATGTAAGCATGCTGAAAAATTCTTACAAGATGGTAATAAAGTAAAAGCTCACGTACAATTTAAAGGACGTGCTATCATGTTCAAAGAAAGAGGAGAATTACTTTTATTGAAATTTGCCGATAGATTAAAGGATGTAGGCGCTTTGGAAGGATTACCTAAAATGGAAGGAAAAAGAATGCAGGTAATGTTTGCACCAAAAAGTCAGAAGAAAAAATAACCGATCATAAGATCAATGAAATAAAAAAAGGCTATCGCATATTTGTGATAGCCTTTTAAGTTATTTGAGGTTGACGTTTTTCTATACTTTACAAAGTATTAATATTCATCTTCATTAAAAAAGAAGTCTTCCTGACTAGGGTAATCGGGCCAGATATCTTCCAGTCCTTCGTATATCTCACCCTCGTCTTCTAACTCCTGAAGATTTTCAATTACTTCGATGGGAGCACCACTACGAATAGAAAAATCTATCAATTCATCTTTTGTTGCCGGCCAAGGGGCATCTTCTAAATGAGAGGCTAATTCTAAAGTCCAAAACATTGTAAATAGGGTTTATTTTTTGCAAATGTATAAGTTTGACAGAATCTACCAAAAGTCTTTTTGAACAACTTATTTTTTATATGTTGCTAAAACAGAAATATTGGTTGCATAAATGATAGATTAGCGAATAATTAATTACTTTTAGCCCGATGCTATCTGCTACAGGAATATTTAAAAATTATGGCAAATTGCCTGTTTTACAAGGAGTTGACATTAGTATTGCCAAAGGAGAGGTAGTGAGTATTGTTGGCTCTTCAGGTGCCGGCAAAAGCACACTGCTACACATTTTGGGTAGTTTGGATAAGCCGGACAGAGGACAAATTATGCTCAATAATCAACGTACTGATAATCTCTCAGGTAAGAAATTGGCGGCTTTTAGGAACAGGCATATTGGTTTCGTCTTTCAATTTCACCACTTGTTACCTGAGTTTTCTGCACTCGAAAATGTTTGTATCCCTGGTTGGATCGCCGGAAAAAAGAAAAAAGAGGTGGAGCAAAGAGCTATCGAATTGTTAACAACTTTAGGATTGGCCGACAGAATTGAAAATAAACCACAACAACTTTCAGGAGGCGAACAACAACGTGTGGCAGTAGCCCGTGCCTTAATAAATAATCCATCCATCATTATGGCGGATGAACCCACGGGTAATTTAGATAGTAAGAATGCAAAAGAATTGCATCATCTTTTTATTGACCTGAGAAAACAATTCGATCAAACTTTTTTAATTGTAACACACAATGAAGAGTTGGCTCAAATGAGTGATAGGATTTTGCATATGAAAGATGGAAAAATAATTTGATGATTTGAAAATTCTCAAATGAACTAATCAGTTCTCGGTTTCCACGCTACTTCAGGTACATTCAGTAAATGCCCGATATATCTTGCCAACACAAAAAGATAATCACTTAAGCGGTTGATGTATTTAATTACTAACGGATCTACAAACAATTCATGCTCCTGCATATTAACACAAAGCCTTTCGGCACGCCTGCATACGCAACGGGCAACATGTGCAGTAGAGACAGCGATATGACCTCCTGGTAGAATAAAAAATTTCATCGGAGCCAATACTTCATTCATTTTATCAATTTCATTTTCCAATAAAACAATATCTGTTTCTTTTAGATCAGGTATCTTCATCGATGGCTCTTTATCAGGATCACATGCTAATGATGAGCCTACGGTAAATAAACGATCCTGTATCTCTTTTAATATGGTTTTAGTGTGCTCGTCAATTATATAGTCACTAACCAATCCAATATATGAATTGAGCTCGTCTATGGTGCCATAGCTTTCAATACGTAAATGACTTTTGGATACTTTAGTGCCTCCGATCAAACTTGTCTTACCAAGGTCGCCGGTTTTTGTATATATTTTCAGTGCCATACTTTGTAAATTGACTGGATATTTTACAAAGCAACAAAAAAAATGCAGATTAGTTTAGAAAATATGAAACTAAGGAACTGGTTGTGCGATTAGGGTAGGGTGGCTGTTTATTTTATCACTTTCAATGATACCATCTCTCAGTCTTATTACTCTGTGAGCAAACCCCGAAATATCCTCTTCATGCGTTACCAACACTACGGTGTTGCCATCATCATGGATCTTTTCAAGTATTTCCATAATTTCATAAGATGTTTTAGAATCAAGATTTCCGGTAGGTTCATCTGCCAAGATAATTGCAGGATTATTGATAAGTGCTCTGGCAATTGCAACACGTTGACATTGTCCACCGCTTAATTCGTTAGGCTTATGTAAAGCTCTGTCATCCAGCTTAACTTTTAACAGTACTTCCATGGCTCTTTCCTGTCTCTCTTTTTTTGGTATACCACTGTAGATAAGGGGTAAGGCCACATTTTCCGCAGCAGTTAATCTAGGTAACAAATTGAATTGCTGAAATACAAAACCGATTTCTTTATTTCTTATTTCTGCCAGATCATCATCATGCATACTACTTACATCATGCCCATTCAAGATATACTTGCCACCAGTGGGAGAATCGAGACAACCCAAAATATTCATCAGGGTCGATTTGCCGGAGCCGCTTGGTCCCATCAATGCTACATACTCGTTCTTCATAATATCCATATTGATACCCTTCAGTACTTGCAGTTCCTGCTTTCCTAAAAAGTAGCTTTTACAGATATTTTCTAAATGAATAATGCCGCTCATATTCTTGGTTTAGGGATTTAGAAAGTTTAGGGTTTAGGAATTTAGCTATGATTTAAACTTCTAAACCTTAAACTCCTAAACTATTTTTTTATCACTTTTGGAACTTTAAAAAACTGTTCATCATGCACCGGGGCATTTTTTAATCCCTCGGTTCTTTCAATACTTCCTTTAACCTCGTCCTCTCTGAGAATATTGATATTGTCGCTCATGTGCAAAAGAGGAGCTACGCCAGTGGTGTCTAGCTCATTCAGTTTTTCAACAAATTCTATCATGCGCTTCAGATCAGTTTTAATGGATTCTTTTTCAGCGCTGTTGTACTGTAGCCTTGCTAAACGGGCAACTTTATCTACCAGTGTGTCATTTACTTCCATAAAACAAAATTAATGGATTAACGGCAGAAGCAGTTACAAATAGGATAAATGGTTGATTATGTATATAAGTCATAAAAAACTCATCGCCTAAAACTCATAACTCTTTTTTATCTTCGCCGCAATTATGAGTGGGAAAAAAGAAATAGTAATGAGTGGGATACGCCCCACCGGTTTTTTGCATTTGGGTAACTACTTTGGTGCAATACGTAATTATGTACGTATGCAGGAAGATTTTGATTGCTACTTTATGGTAGCAGATCTGCATTCGTTGACTACACATCCAGATACAAAGCAACTGAAAGCCAATGTACACAGGGTTTTGGCAGAAAATATAGCCTGTGGTCTTGATCCGGACAAGGTAGCATTATATTGCCAGAGTCATGTCTATGAAACATCAGAATTGTATCTGTATTTGAATATGCTGGCTTATAAAGGAGAGTTGGAAAAAACTACCACGTTTAAAGATAAAGTGCGGCAAAATCCAGAAAACGTAAATGCAGGGTTATTGACTTATCCGGTATTACAAGCAGCTGATATTATCCTTCACAGAGCCAAATATGTGCCCGTAGGGAAAGATCAGGAACAGCACCTGGAAATGGCTAGAAATTATGTCAATCGTTTTAATCATCGTTATGGGAAGGTATTTCCCGAGCCTTTGGCATTCAATTATGGCAGTAATCTGGTGAAAGTGCCTAGTCTGGATGGAACTGGTAAAATGAGTAAAAGTGAGAATCAAAATGCTACTTTATATTTGGCGGATGAAGATGATGTGATCAGAAAAAAAGTGATGAAAGCCAAAACAGATGCAGGCCCGGCAGAGCCAAATACGCCCAAGCCTGACTATATCGAAAACATTTTTGATCTGATGCGATTAGTTAGCTCAGAAGAAGTGATCGGTAAGTTTGAACAGGATTATAATAGCTGTGCCATTCGTTATGGCGATATGAAGAAGCAATTAGCAGAAGATATGGTCAATTTTATATCTCCTATCAGAAACAAAGTGAATGCCATTTTAAACGACGAAAAGTACTTGCGGCTGGTAATGGAGCAAGGAGCAGAAAAAGCCCGTATCAGTGCAAAAGCGACCATGCTGTTGGTGAGAGAGGTAATGGGGTTGAACTATTTTTAGTTCTTGTCTATAAAGGTTAACCAAGAGTTTTTTATATTTCGTAACATTAACTAAGTTTGCTTACTTTCAATCTCTTTACGGGGACAGGTTCAGCAATCTTTAATTATAATTTAAAAAATATCCACCTGTCGGTGGAATAGGGTATGGCAAAAGCAAAAAAACCAAAGCACATTGCAGTAGCAGGAAATATCGGAGCAGGTAAAACTACCTTGACCGAAATGTTGAGCAAGCATTATAAGTGGATACCGCAGTTCGAAGATGTTGACCATAATCCTTACCTGAATGATTTTTATGAGGATATGCCCAGATGGAGTTTCAATCTGCAAATATTCTTTTTAAATAGCCGCCTGAATCAATTGCTCGACATTCATCGTGGTACCGAAACCGTTATACAAGACAGAACGATTTATGAGGATGCAAATATTTTTGCTCCTAACCTTCATGATATGGGGTTGATGGGCAAAAGAGATTTTGATAATTATTATAAGTTTTTCGAAACGTTAAAATCGATGGTGCAGCCTCCGGATCTGTTGATCTACCTGAAAGCATCTGTACCTACCTTGGTAGCGCAGATACAAAAAAGAGGTAGAGAATATGAAGAAAATATCCGCTTGGATTATCTTAAAAAATTGAATGATTACTACAATAACTGGATAGATAATTATAAAGAAGGACAATTACTGATAGTAGATGCTGATGTAAATAAATTTGCAGATAATGAAGAAGATCTGGGAAAGATCATTAGCAGTATAGATTCTAAACTATTTGGTTTATTCTAGTTTTTAGTTCATGGTGTTTTTTAGGGTTAACTACCAGATCACACCATGAACTAAAAGCTAATCTATCAATTGATGTTTCATCGCATAAAACACTAAGCCTACGGAGTTTTTTACACCGAATCTTTCCATTAATCTGTCTTTTATTGCTTCAACTGTCCTGGCACTTATATTCATTTTCTGAGCAATCTCAGTTGCTGTAAATTCCATACATACCAGGGTAATTACCTCTTTTTCTTTTTCACTGATCACCACTTCTGAACTGAGATTAGCATTGAATTTTTGTTTGCTGTAATTCTTCTTTACCAACACCCTGTTCACAAACGAGCTTAGATAATAGCCCGTGCGTTTAACATCCATGATAGCTTTTTTTATCTCTGCAGAGTCTGTATTTTTTAATAAATATCCTGCTGCACCACAATCCATTAAGTGCCCGATGAAATGTTCATCTTCATACATAGTAAGTATCAGTACTCTTATGTGGGGATGTGTTTTGGCCAGGCTTTTGGTAACTTCAATACCGTCTTTTACAGGCATTTTTAAATCACATAAAACAATGTCGGGATCGGCTTCGGTTATTTTCTCTAAAAGCTCATTGCCATTTTCGGCTTCCATTACAAATTGGATATTGGTATAGGAACGCATAGAAAGTATTACACCCTTCCTGAACAGTTTGTGATCGTCTGCTATTGCTACTTTTATTGTTTCCATATTCTATTAGATGCACATAAAGTTATGCAAAATATTTTTTTTGCCGAACGAATTTATAAATAAGGGATGAACGGCATTATAAGGTAGACTCCTTAGGAATTTCCAAAGTTACTTTATAGTATGTATGGCTTGGGTCTATTTCGAAAAATATCCGGCCATTCAGCACTTTAATTCTGCTGGCAATATTTTTCAATCCAAGTCCCGTAGAGTACTGGTTCAGTCTGTCGAACTCAGTTTGTACAATACCTTGTCCGTCATGATGTAGTCGGAGATAGGTATGTGTTGCATTGGCATTTTGTGTAAGATGTATAAAGCCGGCATTACTGTGTTTAATGATATTGTTGATCAATTCCTGCACTATCCTGAAGATCAACAACTCCTGTTCAAGCTTCAACCTGGTTCTGTAGTCATGAAACCGGCTGCTGGCATTAATAGTACCACTGCCATTAATTTTCTGAAACAGATCACCTATTGCACTTTCTAATCCGAAATTTTTAAGAGTGGGAGGCATCATACTATGGCTGATGTTACGGATCAGCTGAATAGCGTCGTCAATAATTTGTTTTGCACTGAAAATAGATTGTAATTGAGATGCAGGATCTAAATTGATAAGATTCTCATTTAAGTACAATCTGGCGGTAGCTAACAATGGCCCTACATCATCATGCAGATCTGCAGCAATACGATTGCGTTCTTCTTCCTGGAACTTTATTGAGGCATTTAACAATATCTGTTGTTTATCATCCTCTAGTTTTTTTAATTGGTTATTGAACCTGATCACCTTTCTTTGATGCAGAATAACAAAAAAGACTATGCCCAACACCAAGCAAAGCATTACAGCAGTACCTAAAAGCATCACATAATTCACACCGGGAGCATTCGTTGTAGCTTGTAAAAAAATCATACTTTGTTTCAGTTTGTCGTTGGGTTAAAATGGTCTAGGTCAAGGTTAACGGTCTGATCGGGTAAATTAGGAATTGGTTTTATGAATTTTGTTAAATACACTCCTATACATAGGAAGAGGTTTTTTATTATCGTAACACTTCCATATATAATATGATATAACGTACGAAACTCTTTATTTTGTATTGAGTTTTTAGAATATAAGAAAAGAAAAAAGTTTCCGGAGAAATAGATAAGGAAGGCAATTGATATCCAAAAGATAGGTAATTGATAAATCGGAATGCTTAAATCAATGTTCATTTTTTCGTAAAACAGGTATATGATAACGAAAATAAAGATGATACATTCTATTACCTGCGGGTAAAAACTGAAAGAAAGCTTATTATTTGCTGGCAGTATATAATCGTAAATGCTAAATAAAAAGAAGGGAATTATAGATAGTAGCAACAACCTGCCAATCTTTTTCGATTTGATGTTAAGCTTAAAAAACAGGCAAATAGCACTGTATTCTATCAATATAAAGACCCTAAATAATGTTACATATAAGAGGAAAGAATCTATGTAAAGTAGTGCTGTTAAGCATAAAACCAAGAAAAGCGCCAGGGCACTTGCATACAAAAAAAATACCCTCATATCCTTTGCTCTCAACTTATTATAAAGTAAGATACAAATGATAAGAGGGCTGACCTCAGAAACGTAAGTAATATTTTCAAGTAGTTTAAGGATAATAAGTTGTTTAATGTAAAAATAAACAACAGTTCCTCAAATACAAAAAATATTAATTAGTCGTTTGCTAAGTAAGATACTTCAACTAGTTCTTTAGCTAGACCGTGTCCCATAGTTAATAGTTTTTTTTTGGTTTAGGAAGAGTTTCAGATGTAAACTTCCCCCGAAACGGCAACCTGGGCAAAGGGTGAATTTTAATTTTCAACCCTACAAATACGGTAAAATTCACTGTTAGTCGTACTTTTAGGAAATTTTACTCGTAAAAGCCCTAGCATTATTGAGGTAAAAATACAACAAAAAATAGTAATTTTACTATTCAGTTTGGAGTTTTTTACTTAGTAAATATACGATAAGTTAATAATTTGTGTACATCTCTGAGGGTAAATAATTGGAAGCGAAGGCTTTTTTGGTCAGCTAAATTACATTTTTTTTAAAGTTAGTGGTGCTGAATAGAAGATAAAAGACCGGTTTTATGAGCAATTTGTTTATCTGAAGCAGCCCCTTTCTTTATTAAATAAACTTCATATTGTATTTATTATCAATAATTTGTGGTTATTAATAGATAGGTTTTTAATCTGCATTTGTATTCCAAAGGTAAAAATTACAATGAATCATTAGTATTGTACTATAGCCTGCATTCAAAATTTTACTGTTTCACATCAGCATAGTAAAAATACGATAGTGTTTTTACTATGCTGGCGCCTGGCAATTCTTTTATCAAAATTGCAGGTCCGGTAAATGTGAACAAAAGTCTTATTCAAATAGAAATAAGCTTATTTTTAATCATAGTTTTATCTCCAAGAGCAATATAAAAATCGTATTTTTGAGTATAAACCCAAAACCTATAAATTCAATGTCAACCGAACAATTAATTAAAATTGCAATTGCCGACGATCACAAAATTTTCAGAGATGGAATAAAAATGGCCCTTTCCGGTAAAAATGACCTCAAAATGCTCTGGGAAGCTGAAGACGGAAAGGATATGATGCACAAAATTGAAATTAAAAAACCTGATGTGTTATTAATGGATATCAGGATGCCGGAAATTG
It contains:
- a CDS encoding sensor histidine kinase, translating into MIFLQATTNAPGVNYVMLLGTAVMLCLVLGIVFFVILHQRKVIRFNNQLKKLEDDKQQILLNASIKFQEEERNRIAADLHDDVGPLLATARLYLNENLINLDPASQLQSIFSAKQIIDDAIQLIRNISHSMMPPTLKNFGLESAIGDLFQKINGSGTINASSRFHDYRTRLKLEQELLIFRIVQELINNIIKHSNAGFIHLTQNANATHTYLRLHHDGQGIVQTEFDRLNQYSTGLGLKNIASRIKVLNGRIFFEIDPSHTYYKVTLEIPKESTL
- a CDS encoding ABC transporter ATP-binding protein gives rise to the protein MLSATGIFKNYGKLPVLQGVDISIAKGEVVSIVGSSGAGKSTLLHILGSLDKPDRGQIMLNNQRTDNLSGKKLAAFRNRHIGFVFQFHHLLPEFSALENVCIPGWIAGKKKKEVEQRAIELLTTLGLADRIENKPQQLSGGEQQRVAVARALINNPSIIMADEPTGNLDSKNAKELHHLFIDLRKQFDQTFLIVTHNEELAQMSDRILHMKDGKII
- a CDS encoding response regulator transcription factor → METIKVAIADDHKLFRKGVILSMRSYTNIQFVMEAENGNELLEKITEADPDIVLCDLKMPVKDGIEVTKSLAKTHPHIRVLILTMYEDEHFIGHLMDCGAAGYLLKNTDSAEIKKAIMDVKRTGYYLSSFVNRVLVKKNYSKQKFNANLSSEVVISEKEKEVITLVCMEFTATEIAQKMNISARTVEAIKDRLMERFGVKNSVGLVFYAMKHQLID
- the gatC gene encoding Asp-tRNA(Asn)/Glu-tRNA(Gln) amidotransferase subunit GatC — encoded protein: MEVNDTLVDKVARLARLQYNSAEKESIKTDLKRMIEFVEKLNELDTTGVAPLLHMSDNINILREDEVKGSIERTEGLKNAPVHDEQFFKVPKVIKK
- a CDS encoding ABC transporter ATP-binding protein → MSGIIHLENICKSYFLGKQELQVLKGINMDIMKNEYVALMGPSGSGKSTLMNILGCLDSPTGGKYILNGHDVSSMHDDDLAEIRNKEIGFVFQQFNLLPRLTAAENVALPLIYSGIPKKERQERAMEVLLKVKLDDRALHKPNELSGGQCQRVAIARALINNPAIILADEPTGNLDSKTSYEIMEILEKIHDDGNTVVLVTHEEDISGFAHRVIRLRDGIIESDKINSHPTLIAQPVP
- a CDS encoding cob(I)yrinic acid a,c-diamide adenosyltransferase translates to MALKIYTKTGDLGKTSLIGGTKVSKSHLRIESYGTIDELNSYIGLVSDYIIDEHTKTILKEIQDRLFTVGSSLACDPDKEPSMKIPDLKETDIVLLENEIDKMNEVLAPMKFFILPGGHIAVSTAHVARCVCRRAERLCVNMQEHELFVDPLVIKYINRLSDYLFVLARYIGHLLNVPEVAWKPRTD
- the infC gene encoding translation initiation factor IF-3, producing the protein MAFPPRPPRGTFNPRFKKEQQQEHRTNHMIRVPEVRLVGDNVEPGVYPTPDALNMAKELELDLVEISPGAVPPVCKIIDYNKFLYDEKKKKKEIKAKSKTSEVKEVRFTPNTDDHDFEFKCKHAEKFLQDGNKVKAHVQFKGRAIMFKERGELLLLKFADRLKDVGALEGLPKMEGKRMQVMFAPKSQKKK
- the trpS gene encoding tryptophan--tRNA ligase, which encodes MSGKKEIVMSGIRPTGFLHLGNYFGAIRNYVRMQEDFDCYFMVADLHSLTTHPDTKQLKANVHRVLAENIACGLDPDKVALYCQSHVYETSELYLYLNMLAYKGELEKTTTFKDKVRQNPENVNAGLLTYPVLQAADIILHRAKYVPVGKDQEQHLEMARNYVNRFNHRYGKVFPEPLAFNYGSNLVKVPSLDGTGKMSKSENQNATLYLADEDDVIRKKVMKAKTDAGPAEPNTPKPDYIENIFDLMRLVSSEEVIGKFEQDYNSCAIRYGDMKKQLAEDMVNFISPIRNKVNAILNDEKYLRLVMEQGAEKARISAKATMLLVREVMGLNYF
- a CDS encoding DUF2795 domain-containing protein — encoded protein: MFWTLELASHLEDAPWPATKDELIDFSIRSGAPIEVIENLQELEDEGEIYEGLEDIWPDYPSQEDFFFNEDEY
- a CDS encoding deoxynucleoside kinase gives rise to the protein MAKAKKPKHIAVAGNIGAGKTTLTEMLSKHYKWIPQFEDVDHNPYLNDFYEDMPRWSFNLQIFFLNSRLNQLLDIHRGTETVIQDRTIYEDANIFAPNLHDMGLMGKRDFDNYYKFFETLKSMVQPPDLLIYLKASVPTLVAQIQKRGREYEENIRLDYLKKLNDYYNNWIDNYKEGQLLIVDADVNKFADNEEDLGKIISSIDSKLFGLF